One segment of Tenrec ecaudatus isolate mTenEca1 chromosome 1, mTenEca1.hap1, whole genome shotgun sequence DNA contains the following:
- the FAM76A gene encoding protein FAM76A isoform X2, translating to MAALYACTKCHQRFPFEALSQGQQLCKECRIAHPVVKCTYCRTEYQQESKTNTICKKCAQNVQLYGTPKPCQYCNIIAAFIGNKCQRCTNSEKKYGPPYSCEQCKQQCAFDRKDDRKKVDGKLLCWLCTLSYKRVLQKTKEQRKHLSSSSRAGHQEKEQYSRLSGGGLYNSQKTLSTSSIQNEIPKKKSKFESVTTNGDSFSPDLALDSPGTDHFVIIAQLKEEVATLKKMLHQKDQMILEKEKKITELKADFQYQESQMRAKMNQMEKTHKEVTEQLQAKNRDLLKQAAALSKSKKSEKLGAITSP from the exons ATGGCGGCGCTCTACGCCTGCACCAAGTGCCACCAGCGCTTCCCCTTCGAGGCGCTGTCTCAGGGGCAGCAGCTGTGCAAG GAATGCCGGATTGCACACCCTGTTGTGAAGTGCACCTACTGCAGGACTGAGTACCAGCAGGAAAG TAAAACCAACACAATATGCAAGAAGTGTGCTCAGAACGTGCAGTTGTATGGAACG CCCAAACCTTGTCAGTACTGCAACATAATTGCTGCATTCATTGGCAATAAATGTCAGCGCTgtacaaattcagagaaaaagtaTGGACCACCCTATTCTTGTGAACAGTGCAAGCAGCAGTGTGCATTCGACAGGAAGGATGATAGAAAGAAG GTCGATGGGAAATTGCTGTGTTGGCTCTGCACGCTTTCTTACAAACGGGTCCTCCAGAAGACCAAAGAGCAGAGGAAGCACCTGAGCAGCTCTTCCCGTGCTGGCCACCAGGAGAAGGAGCAGTACAGTCGACTGAGTGGCGGTGGCCTTTACAACAG CCAGAAAACACTGTCTACATCATCGATCCAAAATGAAATcccaaagaagaagtccaagtttgaGTCAGTCACAACCAATGGAGACAG CTTCTCCCCAGACCTGGCTCTGGATTCACCAGGCACTGACCATTTTGTCATCATTGCCcagctgaaggaagaagtggcCACGCTGAAGAAGATGCTGCATCAGAAGGATCAGATGATTTTGGAGAAAGAGAAGAAG ATTACAGAGTTGAAGGCTGACTTCCAGTACCAGGAGTCTCAGATGAGAGCCAAGATGAACCAGATGGAGAAGACCCACAAAGAGGTTACAGAACAGTTACAG GCCAAAAACCGAGACCTTCTGAAGCAGGCCGCTGCCTTGTCCAAGAGCAAGAAGTCTGAGAAATTGGGAGCTATAACTTCTCCGTGA